A window of Zalophus californianus isolate mZalCal1 chromosome 17, mZalCal1.pri.v2, whole genome shotgun sequence genomic DNA:
gCCTGAGTGACTGAAGCACTCTGAGCAAAAGTAAAATAGACTATACCGGTGGGCTTCTGCAAATCACACTGTGCCAAGCTGGCTTCGGAAAGATGTTTGGATTTTGTTCTACATGCACTGGGAGCCACTCAAGAGTTTTAAGCACAAAAATGTCCACGTCAGATGTACGCTTTTACAGGGCCACTCTGGCTAACGTGGTGAATGGACCGGTTTCCAACTACTCAACACAGTGACTGGGAAAAGCGAGCCCATAAGCAGTTCCCTGAATCCAAGAAACGTGGCCCAGCTAGGGGTGCGATGCTTCGAGCTCCGTTATGATTGCGGTTCGAGTCTCTGTCGCTGAGAGGAGGCGCCAAGTAGTATAATCCAGGTCCCCGTGGAGGTCACCCAACAGAACCGTATCCCAGTTCTCTTGCCAGCCCAGGGGCTTTAAGCCGCCCCATAAGGACTCTATAAAGGTCCTCGAGAATCCGGAAGAGACGGAAACTCCGGCGGCCCAATACGCCCACGCCAGGTACGTCAGCCCGAGCCCATGGCCTGAGAACAGATGATGGCTGCACTCGGGACTCTACTGAGACCCCTCATTTCCAACCCGCCCAGGGCCTCACCCGCCGCAGAAACCGTTCCGTTCACTTCCGCCGCCGCCTCCACCTGGCCGCGACTGGCAAAAGGGGGCGGGACTTCCCAGCGCCCGCTGAGCGTGCCGGGAGCGAGGCACGGAAGCGGAACTTTAGGGCCCTCCCGTCGCACCCCACGCGTTCCCACAGTACTCCGCGACAGCCGCTATGGAGGCCGGCAGGACTGCAGTCCTTCGCGTGAAGCGAAAGCGCAGCGCGGAGCCTGCCGAAGCCCTTGTCCTCTCTTGTAAACGCCTCCGGAGCGGCGCCGTCGAGTCGGCGACCCAAAAGACAGCCCCCGAGGATCTGGAGAGAGGGCCGGAGAATAATGTCTTCCAATTGGTGGCCACCGTGCGCTCCCAGGTATTGGGCGGGATGGAGCCGGTGTTTGAAGGGGATCTTAGAGCACTGCCGGGACGAAATTGTATCCCTGACCCGTTGAAGAACCTCCTGCTTACCCCGGCTTCCCTCCCCTACTACCTTCCAGGAGGAGCCAGTCCAGGCGCTCGTTCGAGCCGCCCTGCGCCCTTCCCAGGGCAGCCAGCAGCGTATCCGCCGCGATCTCCGCGCTTCGACTCGGGAGATCCGGCAGGAGGGCCGCTACAGGGTGATCTCTGGCCGCCGGTCCTCGGGGATTCCCTCGGGTAGCCCAGAGTCCATCGACGCACCGGGAAACCCAGAAGCCTCCGAGGACGCAGGTTTCCAGCTGTTCGACCTAGTCCACGAGGAAGGAGACCCAGAGGCCGTCGCCACCGCAGGCTCCTCCAAGGTGAGTACCCGCCCAGAGAGCACTGGGCCTCCCCGGACTGATAGTGCCAGGAGTCTGGGCGTTAAGTCAGCACATAGTTAAGAGGAGGTACACGGCTTCACCTTCCCGATGGATGATCTGTCAGCCCTGGTAACCTCTTTTTGCAGGTTAGGTTATTCatccaacaagtatttactgagtggccactatgtgccaggcattgttcttaGGTTCTGTGGATATACCTTTGAGGACttaacactcattttttttttaatattttatttatttacttgacagacagcgagagagggaacacaagcatgggggtagtgggagagggagaagcaggcttcccgccgagcagggagccccatgggctcgatcccaggactctgggatcatgacctgagccgactgagccacccaggagccccgaggaCTTAACATTCAGGTAGAGGAGAGAAACGGTAAAGAAGTGAAATTCAATGTCAGATGTTGATAGGGGctgtgtggggggggttgggtGGCAGGGAAAGAGTTGTTCCATTTCAGAGAGGGTCTCAGAAAATGACATGAGTGAGAGCTTGGAGGAGGTGAATGGCAAGGCACTGTGGATATCTTAAAGACAGTTTGGTGTTTTCAAGATCACTGTGCCCAGAGCCTAGTGAACTGAGGAGCTGGAGCCCAGTGAACGGAGGAAAAATAATAAGGATTTTGGGAGAGGATGCCTGCTAGACCCTGAAGGTACTTTTAAGGACACACTGCCTTTCACCCTGAGATGGGGAATTACTGGAGGTTTTTGAGCAAGGTAAAGATAgaacagatggaaaaactcaTCAAAGGGAGATTAAAGGACTGGTCTTGCGTAGCAAATCAAGTTTGAGGCAGATTGAAGTGTAGAGTGCAAGTCTTCTCACATTTAATCCAGTGTTCTTTCCATTGTTATATTTACTAAATTTGTTTTGTACCTCAGTTCCAAAAAACAAACTCTACTACATGTATTAAGACTGtagaaatgggggcgcctgggtagctcagtcattaagcttctgccttcagctcaggtcatgatcccagggtcctgggatcaagccccgcattgggctccctgctcggtgggaagcctgcttctccccctctccctgcttgtgttccctctctcgctctctctctctctctgtcaaataaataaaatcttaaaaaaaaaaaaaagactatagaaatagaaaattctcaCGTTAAGGTTTGCCTCCTCTtgataagcatttaa
This region includes:
- the SLC7A6OS gene encoding probable RNA polymerase II nuclear localization protein SLC7A6OS, which gives rise to MEAGRTAVLRVKRKRSAEPAEALVLSCKRLRSGAVESATQKTAPEDLERGPENNVFQLVATVRSQEEPVQALVRAALRPSQGSQQRIRRDLRASTREIRQEGRYRVISGRRSSGIPSGSPESIDAPGNPEASEDAGFQLFDLVHEEGDPEAVATAGSSKTSDPDVILCNSIELIRERLTLSEDGPRIGHQEEQKDDYVYDIYYLEMATPGWIENILSVQPYCQEWELVNDDQQPEDIYEDDDDENSENNWRNEYPEEENTDGDESRGSDEYDSLSEEERGNSRPQMWSKYPLDVQKEFGYDSPHDLDSD